A window of Bacillus toyonensis BCT-7112 genomic DNA:
CGAAGCGGCGCATTAGTTCATCTTCCATTGATAAATAGAACTGCGTTACACCAGGGTCCCCTTGACGACCAGCACGACCACGTAACTGATTATCAATACGACGGCTTTCGTGACGCTCTGTACCGATAACCGCTAGACCGATATTTTTAATATCATCGCCTAATTTAATATCCGTACCACGACCAGCCATATTCGTCGCAATTGTTACAGCACCTTTAATACCAGCTTCTGCAATGATATCTGCTTCACGCGCATGGTTTTTCGCGTTTAAAATATTATGGCGTACACCTTTACGTGTTAACATTTTTGAAATAAGCTCTGACGTTTCAATTGCAACTGTACCAACAAGTACAGGTTGTCCTTGTTTATGACGATTTACAATATCCTCAACAACTGCATTGAATTTACCTTCCATTGATTTGAAGATTAAATCAGCACGGTCATCACGAATAATATCTTTGTTCGTTGGAATTACGATAACATTCATATTATAAATATTACGGAATTCTTCTTCTTCCGTTTTCGCTGTACCAGTCATACCAGATAACTTTTCGTACATACGGAAGTAGTTCTGGAACGTAATTGTCGCAAGCGTCATGCTTTCATTTTGAATTTCTACGCCTTCTTTTGCTTCAATCGCTTGGTGTAAACCTTCGCTATAACGACGCCCTTTCATAAGACGACCAGTGAATTGGTCTACAATTACGATTTCACCTTCTTGTACAACATAGTCTGTATCACGGTGCATAACAACATGCGCACGAAGTGCCTGATTAATATGATGAAGAAGTGCAACATGTTTTAAATCAAATAAGTTTTCAATATGGAAAGCTTTCTCTGCTTTCGTAATACCATCTTCAGTTAACATTACATTTTTCGTTTTCACATCGAATGAATACTCTTTTTCATTTTCTAATGTACGAACGAATGCATTTGCAAACATGTATAGCTCTGTTGATTTTTGAGCTTGTCCCGAAATAATAAGCGGCGTACGTGCTTCATCGACTAAAATAGAATCGACTTCATCGATAATAGCAAAATGAAGTGGACGCTGAACGCACTGCTCTCTATATAAAACCATATTGTCACGTAAGTAATCGAATCCAAGCTCATTATTTGTGCTATACGTAATATCAGCAGCATAAGCCTCTTGCTTCTCTTCGCGTGACATACTATTTAAGTTAATTCCTACTGTTAAGCCAAGGAACTCATGAAGTTGTCCCATTTCGCTCGCATCACGTTGTGCTAAGTATTCATTGACTGTAACAACGTGAACACCTTTTCCTGTTAAAGCATTTAAATATACAGGTAATGTAGATGTTAACGTTTTACCTTCACCCGTTTTCATCTCAGAGATATTCCCTTCATGTAAAGCAATACCACCCATTAACTGCACGCCATACGGACGCATTCCAAGAACACGAGTCGCAGCTTCGCGAACAACCGCAAAAGCTTCAGGAAGTAGATCATCTACTGTCTCACCTTTTGTTAGACGTTCTTTAAACTCAAGCGTCTTTCCTTTTAATTGTTCATCTGTTAGTGGCTTAATAGATGATTCTAATGCATCAATTTGCTCAACTGTCTTCTGCATACGTTTAATTTGGCGTTGATTTACATCAAATACCTTTTTTAAAATACCGATCATAGGAAATACGCTCCTCTTTTTTATTAAAATAAAACTTCCGATTGTTTTTCTTTTTCTATTACAATCAGTCGTTATAAAAATCAAATGTATGTTATGCCAATTTTTCTCCTAATTAAAAAAACTAAAATGTATATACCTAATGATAATTGTAACACTTGTCTTATAACTATGACAACAATCGGCCGAATGTCTCGTTCTAAATTAGGAAAAGTTTTTTAAAAATCTATTTTCAGCAAAAAAAGCGCAGCCTCTTTCGGCTGCGCTTTCGAATTATTATTTAGTTTCGATTAAACCATATTTTCCGTCTTTACGGCCATATACAACATTAGTTTCATTTGTATCAGCATTTGTGAAGACGAAGAAATTATGCCCTAGCATATCCATTTGCAAGATCGCTTCTTCAACGTCCATCGGTTTTAAATCGAATCGTTTTGTACGTACAAGTTCTAATTCATCCTCTTCTACCTCATCCAGAACAGCTACTGCTTCTGGAAGAATAAAGTTAGTTTTCACAGAACCTTTCTCACGTAACTTACGATTTACTTTTGTTTTATGTTTACGAATTTGTCGCTCAATTTTATCAACTACTAAATCGATAGCAGCGTACATATCGCTATTAGTTTCTTCTGCACGAAGTAATAAATCAGTAAACGGAATTGTTACCTCGACACGTTGCTTGTCAGAGTATACTTTTAAATTAACTTTAATCTCTGGGAATGTATCAAAATAACGTTCTAACTTACTTAGTTTTTTCTCTACATATTCCTTTAATGCTGGAGTTACTTCAATATTTTCACCACGAATGTTGAATTTCATAGATGAATTCCTCCTTTCAAGCCTATGTACTATAATTTCGACATCGGCTTAAAAACTCCTTCTAACTTTTTTAAAAAAATTAGTGGAATTGCGATTTTTTTATCGTTTTTTGTTGAAATGAAAAGATGCATCGTTTCTACCTTTATTTTATCCTATTAACATCGTGAGTAACGAATATAACTGTGGACAATTCGTTACAGAAAAGAAACAACTTTTTGACAATTCGCCCCATAACAAAAACCTCTTGCGAAAAACAAGAGGTTCTACTATATATAACGTTGCCACAAACGCAGCTTTCTCTTCCCAAAAACAATATCCCTACAGTTTCACAACATTAGCTGCTTGTGGTCCACGTGCTCCATCTACAATATCAAACTTCACTTGTTGCCCTTCTTCTAATGACTTATACCCATCTTGTTGAATAGCAGAAAAATGAACAAACACATCCTCACCATCTTCACGCTCAATAAACCCAAATCCCTTTTCTGCATTGAACCATTTCACTTTTCCTTGCATGTTCATTCCATTCCCTTCACTCTAAAAATCAGGGCATTCGCCCCATATTCTGACTATAACGAATGACAACTTACGAAGTCAAAGAAGACTTATCGTCTTTTTATTATCTCTTTCGACAGTTACAGATTAACTTCTACAGAGCGTCAAACTAGAAACTTCATTTGCCCCTCTATCGTATAAAATACTGCCAATTTGTCTAACTGTAATACCTGTCGTATACACATCATCAACGAGTAAAATATGTTGTCCGTGAAACATCTCTTCACCCTGAAAATAAAAAGGATTGCTTCCCAACATCCTTTCTTTGCGCGTCTTCTTACTTTGTTTTTCTGTTTCCCTTCTTCTTAATGACGGATAAGAAAGACCTACAGGCAAACAAGCTGCTAATAGCTCAGCTTGATTAAAGCCACGTTCATATTCCCTTTCCTTACTAAGCGGAACAGCGATAACGGTTGAAACGTTAGCAAAATACTGTTGAAATAAACTTCGAAAAGGGCGATGAAAAATACGAATTAACTCAGCATCACCACGAAACTTAAACTGCGCTAGTATTCCTTTCATCTCATTATCGTACATGTATAATGAACGATTTTTTAAAGGTCGATAACTCTCCAAATTCATCCATCGTACACAATCCTTGCAAATGTCACCTTCTTTATATTCAGCTGGCAATGAATCTAAAGACCGTCCGCACTCTCTACAAATCTCTCCTATAATATAGGAAATCTTTTGCTCACATCTATCACATATATACTTTTTGTGAGCCTTAACAAAAAAATTGTACCAACTAATCGCGTATGAAATATCCTCATGACAAAGTAAGCAATGCATTAATCGATCAACCCTTGTTCTTTCGCATTTTTGTTCATACTTCGAATGTGTTTTTTCGCGCGCACCATCGCCTCTGTCTTACCATAATGAAAATAAATGACCTCTCCATACGGCTCTTCAAAACTACGACCTACCCGGCCTGCAATTTGTACGAGTGCACTTTCTGAAAATATTTCTTCTTCTGTCCCTAAAACCGCAACTTGCAAATTTTTCACCGTTACTCCTCTCTCCAAAATCGTCGTTGTAACTAATAAAGGAATTTCTCCCTTTCTGAAAGCTGCAACTTTTTCTTTTCTCATTGGATCTTCTGCATGCACACCGGCAACTCTATCGTCTAACAGCTTCAATAACCGACTCATTTTTTCTATATATCGCACATGGGGAACAAATAAAAAAATGGGGTGCTTTTTATTTAAGTATACTTTTAACCATTGTAGTAAAACTTGAGGAATTCTTTTATTAATGAGGCTTTTCTTCCAGTTTCCGCACCAGCAAAATTTGGGGACTGGCAACGGATGACGGTGATACCGTCCAGAAACAACGATACCTTTTTGTTTCCCCTTTCTAAGGTTACGCTTCCACTCTTCATCTGGAGTTGCAGTTAAATAAATACATGCCGCCTTCTCTTTCATCGCTTGTTTTACCGCATACTGCAACATTTGATCTGCATGGTATGGAAAGGCATCTATTTCATCTACAATCATGACATGAAACGCTCTATAATAACGCAATAGCTGATGGGTGGTCGCAACGACTAACGCTGCATCTTTTTCCCGATCTAAACTCCCACCGTATAAAGCAGCTACATTTATATTCGGAAATACTTCTTTCAATCTCGGTGCTAATTCAAGTACAACATCCGTTCTCGGCGTTGCGATACAAACTCTTTCTCCTTTTTGAAGTGCCTCTGCAATACCATAAAACAACATTTCTGTTTTTCCAGCGCCGCACACAGCCCAAATAAAAAACGATTCTTTCTGTTTAACAGCCTCCATAACACCTTGCACAGCCAACTCCTGGCCAGTAGATAAATTTCCTTTCCACTGTAACGGGTTTACATCCATTTCTCCCTTTTTTTCAGCAATTCCACGAACAAGTACAGCACATTCACTAACTCTCCCCATCGTTATGCACTTCCGGCAATATGTGCAGAATTTACTACACCTTTTACACAAAAATGATGAAAAGAGTCTTTGTGCTATATTTCCGCAACGCTGACACATATATGTAGAAGCCTTATTTTTTACACCTTGTACACATACGACCTCTCCCTTCTTCTTCAAATCATCTAAATTATCCCGTACGTCTGTAGAGAGTTCTTCTAATAATAACTGTTTCCCAGATAACATGGACCATCACCTCCAGCACACTATAAACCTTTCCCGTAATTTCGTAAAAACGCAAAAAAGCCGATAACCTACTTATAAAATAGTAAGCTATCGACTTTATACACGTGTTTTATTCGTTTATAAATCCTAGAATCGACCGTATCCTAAGAAATGTTTTTGGTTGTATGAACTGTTAATATCACCGTACGCAATTCCTTTATCACTAGCATGAATCATTTTGCCATTACCAACGTAAATACCGATGTGAGATGGACCTGCTTTATAAGTACCTTGGAAGAATACTAAATCTCCAGGTTGTGGGCTACTTACTTTAGAAACTGAGTTCCAGTAACCGTTAACGTCTTGACGACCTACACCAAAGATGTAAGAAATGAATCCACTACAATCAAAACCACCTTTTGATGGAGATGCACTTCCCCAAACATATGGCATACCTAAGTATTGTTGCGCTTTACCAATTACGCCAGGAGCCGGAGCTGGGCCTGGTGTCGGTTCTGGTTTTTTCTCTTCTTTTTTAGGTGTTTCTTGTTTAGGTGCTTCTTGTTTAGGCTCTTCTTTTTGAGCTTGTCCACCGTTGTTCGCTGGTGCAACTTGTTGAGCAGGCGCTTGCACTTCTTTAGCAGCTTGTTCTGCTTGTTTTTGAGCAGCAGCTTCTTGTGCAGCTTTTGCTTGTGCTTCCTCTTCAGCCATACGTTGTAATTGTAGTGCTTGTTTTTCAAGCTCTTTCAATTGGCTTTCCGTACTTGTCATCGTAGTTACAACTGTATCCATTTTACCACTTAAATCATTTACTGCTGTTTCTTTTTTCGCTTTTTCAGCGTCAAGTTCTTTCTTAGCAGTTTCAATTTGAGCTTGTGCTTCTTTTAATTCTTTTTGTTTTTCTTTTACTGTTGCAACATCCTTTTTCACGTTCGCTTGATCTTCTTGTTGTGTTTTCATGATATCTTCGTCAGACTCAAGAATTTTAGAAACAGAAGTTAAACGATCAACTAAATCTGCAACGTTTTTAGAGTTTACAAGAACTTCTGTTACAACGTTCGTATTCGGCTGTTCTTGAAGCGCAACTAAACGTTTTCTTAATAAGTCTTCACGTTTTGCGATTTTCGTTTGTAGTTCCGCAATGTCTTTATTTTTCTTTTCGATTAATTGCTCAGTATCAGCAACTTTTTTCGTTGTTTCATCAAGCTTTGAAGAATTTTCTTGAACAGACTTATCTAAACCTTGAATTGTTTTATTTAATTCGTTCATTTGTTTTTGTAATTCATCACGTTCTTGTTGTTGTTTATGTAAAGTGTCATTTTGTGTATTAATTTGTGATTTCACGTCAGAAATATTATCTTCTGCAAATGCATTTGGTGTTAATCCTGAAAACATTAACCCTGCAACTAATGCGCAAGACGCCATTTTTAGCTTTTTCATTTTATTTTTTACACCGCTTTCTTTTTCTTTTTTCCGTATATAACCTATAAAATTTATACCATAATTCGGGATTTTTTTTGCCAATGTTACGTTTTTGTAAAACAAATGTAATATTATATGTGCATCTAGCGCAAAATACGTATATTTTTGTATGTATGTGTAGAATTTTTTAATTTTTCCTCAATGTTATAAACAAAGAAAAAACGCAAGGTGTCCCTTACGTTTTATAAATATGCAAATGCAAATATAAATGAAATTGAAACGCTATTTCATCCATTTCTCAGCCCAATTTTGGACTTCATCCATAACACTTTCTAACGCTTTTCCTTTGTCAGTTAAGCCATACTCGATTCGAACTGGTACTTCTGGATAAACATTACGAACTACAATGCCTTCGCTTTCCAATTCCTTTAAACGCTCTGACAACATACGATCGCTCATATTCGGTATAATATCTGCGATTTCTCTAAAGCGTTTCGGCTCTTCTAGCAAAGATTTAATGATTAAGCCAGTCCATTTTTTACTAAGCAAAGTAAAAGCTGACTCAAACTTTGGACATAAACAAGAATTATGCTC
This region includes:
- the comFA gene encoding ATP-dependent helicase ComFA codes for the protein MLSGKQLLLEELSTDVRDNLDDLKKKGEVVCVQGVKNKASTYMCQRCGNIAQRLFSSFLCKRCSKFCTYCRKCITMGRVSECAVLVRGIAEKKGEMDVNPLQWKGNLSTGQELAVQGVMEAVKQKESFFIWAVCGAGKTEMLFYGIAEALQKGERVCIATPRTDVVLELAPRLKEVFPNINVAALYGGSLDREKDAALVVATTHQLLRYYRAFHVMIVDEIDAFPYHADQMLQYAVKQAMKEKAACIYLTATPDEEWKRNLRKGKQKGIVVSGRYHRHPLPVPKFCWCGNWKKSLINKRIPQVLLQWLKVYLNKKHPIFLFVPHVRYIEKMSRLLKLLDDRVAGVHAEDPMRKEKVAAFRKGEIPLLVTTTILERGVTVKNLQVAVLGTEEEIFSESALVQIAGRVGRSFEEPYGEVIYFHYGKTEAMVRAKKHIRSMNKNAKEQGLID
- the cspC gene encoding cold shock protein CspC — its product is MQGKVKWFNAEKGFGFIEREDGEDVFVHFSAIQQDGYKSLEEGQQVKFDIVDGARGPQAANVVKL
- the secA gene encoding preprotein translocase subunit SecA, with the protein product MIGILKKVFDVNQRQIKRMQKTVEQIDALESSIKPLTDEQLKGKTLEFKERLTKGETVDDLLPEAFAVVREAATRVLGMRPYGVQLMGGIALHEGNISEMKTGEGKTLTSTLPVYLNALTGKGVHVVTVNEYLAQRDASEMGQLHEFLGLTVGINLNSMSREEKQEAYAADITYSTNNELGFDYLRDNMVLYREQCVQRPLHFAIIDEVDSILVDEARTPLIISGQAQKSTELYMFANAFVRTLENEKEYSFDVKTKNVMLTEDGITKAEKAFHIENLFDLKHVALLHHINQALRAHVVMHRDTDYVVQEGEIVIVDQFTGRLMKGRRYSEGLHQAIEAKEGVEIQNESMTLATITFQNYFRMYEKLSGMTGTAKTEEEEFRNIYNMNVIVIPTNKDIIRDDRADLIFKSMEGKFNAVVEDIVNRHKQGQPVLVGTVAIETSELISKMLTRKGVRHNILNAKNHAREADIIAEAGIKGAVTIATNMAGRGTDIKLGDDIKNIGLAVIGTERHESRRIDNQLRGRAGRQGDPGVTQFYLSMEDELMRRFGSDNMKAMMDRLGMDDSQPIESKMVSRAVESAQKRVEGNNYDARKQLLQYDDVLRQQREVIYKQRQEVMDSENLRSIIEGMMKSTVERAVALHTQEEIEEDWNIKGLVDYLNTNLLQEGDIKEEELRRLAPEEMSEPIIAKLIERYNDKEKLMPEEQMREFEKVVVFRVVDTKWTEHIDAMDHLREGIHLRAYGQIDPLREYQMEGFAMFESMIASIEEEISRYIMKAEIEQNLERQEVVQGEAVHPSSDGEEAKKKPVVKGDQVGRNDLCKCGSGKKYKNCCGIVS
- the hpf gene encoding ribosome hibernation-promoting factor, HPF/YfiA family; this encodes MKFNIRGENIEVTPALKEYVEKKLSKLERYFDTFPEIKVNLKVYSDKQRVEVTIPFTDLLLRAEETNSDMYAAIDLVVDKIERQIRKHKTKVNRKLREKGSVKTNFILPEAVAVLDEVEEDELELVRTKRFDLKPMDVEEAILQMDMLGHNFFVFTNADTNETNVVYGRKDGKYGLIETK
- a CDS encoding ComF family protein, translated to MHCLLCHEDISYAISWYNFFVKAHKKYICDRCEQKISYIIGEICRECGRSLDSLPAEYKEGDICKDCVRWMNLESYRPLKNRSLYMYDNEMKGILAQFKFRGDAELIRIFHRPFRSLFQQYFANVSTVIAVPLSKEREYERGFNQAELLAACLPVGLSYPSLRRRETEKQSKKTRKERMLGSNPFYFQGEEMFHGQHILLVDDVYTTGITVRQIGSILYDRGANEVSSLTLCRS
- a CDS encoding winged helix-turn-helix transcriptional regulator — encoded protein: MEHNSCLCPKFESAFTLLSKKWTGLIIKSLLEEPKRFREIADIIPNMSDRMLSERLKELESEGIVVRNVYPEVPVRIEYGLTDKGKALESVMDEVQNWAEKWMK
- a CDS encoding NlpC/P60 family protein, translated to MFYKNVTLAKKIPNYGINFIGYIRKKEKESGVKNKMKKLKMASCALVAGLMFSGLTPNAFAEDNISDVKSQINTQNDTLHKQQQERDELQKQMNELNKTIQGLDKSVQENSSKLDETTKKVADTEQLIEKKNKDIAELQTKIAKREDLLRKRLVALQEQPNTNVVTEVLVNSKNVADLVDRLTSVSKILESDEDIMKTQQEDQANVKKDVATVKEKQKELKEAQAQIETAKKELDAEKAKKETAVNDLSGKMDTVVTTMTSTESQLKELEKQALQLQRMAEEEAQAKAAQEAAAQKQAEQAAKEVQAPAQQVAPANNGGQAQKEEPKQEAPKQETPKKEEKKPEPTPGPAPAPGVIGKAQQYLGMPYVWGSASPSKGGFDCSGFISYIFGVGRQDVNGYWNSVSKVSSPQPGDLVFFQGTYKAGPSHIGIYVGNGKMIHASDKGIAYGDINSSYNQKHFLGYGRF